The following nucleotide sequence is from Centropristis striata isolate RG_2023a ecotype Rhode Island chromosome 7, C.striata_1.0, whole genome shotgun sequence.
TGAATGTGATCCTGCAGTAAACTAGGGCAGCATGCATAATGTTGAGACATAATGGGCGTGTACAGCAATCAGCTCTATGTTTGATTTCCTTATATGGTCATTCCCTCAACCTGGCCAGGTATTGACTCTATTTGGACACATTGTGTTTGTGCTCAGCAGATATGAGTCATTTCTTGTAAAAACCCTGTAAGTTTAAGTTAAAGGcatctagacggatttcagaataaaggcctcctataagaagtgaggagcatttatgggtacaaatcaggaaccggcctaccttacatatctcaagggatatatatatatatcaaatgtatatcaaatggccaccaaattgcccaccttgcacagtcattggaccatttccccttagtttttttgtaagtaggcaatcaaagatgaggaaattaagtttctggatctatagtctagagtcagagcaaggatatagtggaggctcagtgtcttttatatatatatatatatatatatatatatatatatatatatatatatatatatgcaaattaccaactggaacattgaAAAGTGaaattgattgaatatttatgtcggccttaaaaaaatgacacaaataatgcttaatttcaccttaaaagtttgtattttgcatatatacatacataaaaaagacactgagcctccactatattcttgctctgactgtgcaagatgggcaatttggtggccatttgatatacaaattagaaggtcaaaaatttcgcttgggaaccatttttttttgattcagcacccttgaaataagtaaagtaggccggttcccgacttgtacccataaatgctccccactttcactttttggacaattccgtctagactagtTGGTGGAGATTAAGAAAGAAATTCCCTTTTTCCCATCAGCCACCTGCCCTCCTCTAACCTTGTTTGCTAGCTTGTGGCTTCATGGGAGGTAGGCTACATTcctttggttggttggttggttggccaAAGTCTCATGAAGTGTTGCATCATCATAACCATACTTAAGAAAACACGGAAGAGAAGAAATAAGTGTTTCTTTGTAAATTACTCATTCAGTCCATGGACAGCCAGTCATTTCCTGTGAGTGTAACTGTAACTCTACGGAGCCTTttatgggctattttgtccatttttgaatcattttcatcctgcctgtattgtTTAACATGcttgtttaaatgccatgttgggttttttttcaccaCAACCTCActtatatgacctaataataatttatttttttattctgacctactggatcaacatttagaaccaaaaagaaacaaagaaaaaccaacataaatgtgatcttgtgattgtgtgtgatcctgtcatcaactctggtttttattctagtgggaattttggtcattttgtgtatttcttagtcatttttcacttagtttttttttagtaattttgtgtcttctgtggggttttttggggtcacctgtcttctcattttgtatctttttttttggtaatcttgtgtctttttttttgtcgtttagtccaatataaaatgtgattttgaatcttttttttttacttttgaaactggcctcatggagtttacggCCAGAGCCCTGGACATATAAAATATTCATTCTTCTAAGGTGTGGGACTACTCCAAAGATGGTGATGtagtccagtagttctcaacctttttgagtcgcgacccccaatttagcatgcatgttgtccgcgacccccactcactgaacacaatctcacacgcacagttcagatcatacaaaaaagaaacaaaattacctaaaaaaggaaacaaaatgaccaaaaaagacacaaattgaccacaaaatgatcaaaaaaagacacaaaatgaccaaaaaagacacaaaatgaccaaaaaagacacaaaatgaccaaaaaacaaaacaaaatgaccacaaaatgatcaaaaaaagacacaaaatgaccaaaaaacacacagaatgaccaaaaaagacacagaatgaccaaaaaacacacaaaatgacccaaaaaagacacaaaatgaccacaaaatgatcaaaaaaagacacaaaatgaccaaaaaacacacaaaatgaccaaaaaaccccacaatgaccaaaaaaatacattaagtgaccaaaaagactaaaacacattaacacatgaacactttaacacagtggagacagagctgacttccaaaatgatttggcgacccccagaaatcatcttgcgaccccaattggggtcccgaccccaaggttgagaatagctgctgtagtcGATGCATTATATGAAGTTTGTGATAATGTTAATTTTAACAATTGTTTAATTAAGTTGTTTGAGAAAGCAGCCATCTGAGTACCGTTCTATAGTCatattgattgtttttgttttagctCAAACATGTATTATATCGGTTGCTACATTGATAATAAGTGAatatttcccctctaaaatcagtctTGGTCTCAAATCTTGTGTTGGTCTGGCCTAGTCCAAAGATTTTCCATATACTATCAGTGAACAATTACTAAAATTTTAGCTGCAACTGAAGATTATTTTCAcaacaatgtttaatttaaaatggaaaaCTACCTGTTTTAGGCACTAAAACTAGGCACGAACGGCACTAAACCTGAGTGGGTGCTTTAAAAAGTTCTTCATAGcattatatttttcaaatagTTTCAGATTCAATTTATGTCAATACTCTAAATTGATTAATTTACAGCTCTTCAAAtggtcaaattaatttaaaaaagggggGCAAACGATAAATACAGAATTTTTCTAACATGTCGATGACTCTCATCTTTTCTCCAGGCATTGTTTTTAGTATTGATCTGGCACTTCAGGTTCTCGGAGACATATCCACAGTCTGGTCTTGACTTGGTAGCCAGCAGGACGGGACGCCATGTTGGCTGCAGAATGGACCAGGAGTACCCCAACGGCAACATCTGCTGTTTAAACTGTCCAGCTGGTAAGAAACATGGAGCCACACTCGATGTAGTCCacatagtctagacggatttcagaataaaggcctcctataagaagtgaggagcatttatgggtacaagtcaggaaccggcctaccttacatatctcaagggtgctgagtccaaaaaaaatagttcccaagtgaaattttgagtttttgaccttctaatttgtatcaaatggccaccaaattgcccatcttgcacagtcattggaccatttccccttagtttttttgtaagtaggcaatcaaagatgaggaaattaagtttctggatctatagtctagggtcagagcaaggatatagtggaggctcagtgtcttttatatatatatatatatatatatatgcaaatttccaactgaaacatttaaaagtgatattgattgaatatttatctcggccttaaaaaaagtgacacaaataatgcttaatttcacctttaaaagtttgtattttgcatatatatatatatatgtatatatttacataaaaaagacactgagcctccactatattcttgctctgaccctagactatagatccagaaacttaatttcctcatctttgattgcctacttacaaaaaaatcaaggggaaatggtccaacgaccaacggctgccattttgatatgcaaatgagaaggtcaaaaactcaaaatttcgcttgggaaccattttttttgggattcagcacccttgaaataagtaaagtaggccggttcctgacttgtacctataaatgctcctcactttcactttttggacaattccatcTAGACTAGTAGATGAATAAcaagatttgtgtgtgtgtgtgtgtgcggtgtaAGGAACACGTACAGCATCACCCTGCAGCAGCGATGGACGGATCGGCCAGTGTGAGGAATGTGACGACGGGACGTTCACCGAGCACGGAAACGGACTGAAGCACTGTTTTAAATGCACACAGTGCCGCCGAGGTAATTCTGCCTGCCAGTTTTACACTATCGATTGAAATGACTGCGGAAGAAAAATCAATACCCACCCTTTTCAAAGTGCTCCGAGCATAAACTCAGACTTGACAAGGTCTTTTTCATGTTGCTTTCAGATCAGGAAATTGTAAGGGCATGTACTCACACTGAAGATGCTGAATGTCGGTGCAGATTGGGAGGATTTTGTGACCCTGACCAAGCTTGTGAAGTGTGCAAGAAGTGTTCAAGGTGAGAGAGGATAAGAGAACGCACCTGATGCTTGGATCAACTGGAGACAAGCCTCACCCATTTAATGCCTTCATGCTTTCAATTCATCTTGTTTGCCTGTTTCCAAACTAGctgtgaagaagatgaagagatcGTGAGGAACTGCACCTCTACGGCCAACACAGAGTGCAAGAAAACCAAGCGACCCAACACTGTCTCTGCCCCAGGTAAACAGCTCACTGGAGTCTAATGAAAAGCTCCTGAACAGctaaaataactttataaagACACCAGTCATCACTGGAGACGTGCATGGCATTTTCTGAAAAATATATCCCACATTTTCTGGTCTGATTTCCAGGTCAAAAATGCATTTGTGAAGCTGCAACATGAGAAAACAAAGAGTGAAATATGCTTTTATTACCATAATATGGTAATAATGGTAATGCTAATAGTTGtcaattgtgttgttttttttgttttttcagccaAGGTCTATGTGATTGTGCCAATCGTACTGGGCCTTACTGTGTGTGCAGCTTTTGTGATAGCTGTCGTGTGGTGGAAAAGGAGGAGAACAATAGGTAGGTAAAAAACTCTTTGAAGAAATACTATAATAAGAAGTTAAAGACTGGGCTCTAGCTGAAGCTCTGTCCGCCACAATCAGGATGGAACAATGACAACATCAGTCAGGAGTTTAAGACCTGGCGACGGAGATTATAGAATGCACATTTCTGACAGTCAAAATTTGGTGCGTAATGGAATTGTTTATCTTGCTAAAGGCTAAAGAAATGCATAACTTTATAGCAGGAAATGAAGTGCCATCTTGGTGCCTCGTCTTTAAATCTAATCCTGTCAAGTGCAGAATTTTAAAGACGCCagtgctgc
It contains:
- the hdr gene encoding hematopoietic death receptor translates to MNTLQQYMALFLVLIWHFRFSETYPQSGLDLVASRTGRHVGCRMDQEYPNGNICCLNCPAGTRTASPCSSDGRIGQCEECDDGTFTEHGNGLKHCFKCTQCRRDQEIVRACTHTEDAECRCRLGGFCDPDQACEVCKKCSSCEEDEEIVRNCTSTANTECKKTKRPNTVSAPAKVYVIVPIVLGLTVCAAFVIAVVWWKRRRTIDSQINVSNRLKPGPEDEPFPKLVPVNGEESLRKCFEYFEEIDYNYHKRFFRHLEINENVIRSKEHLLYEDKIHELLNIWVEKKGREGSLNDLLKALLDLNQRRTAETVKEKAVMSGHYVCDDK